One genomic window of Octopus bimaculoides isolate UCB-OBI-ISO-001 chromosome 2, ASM119413v2, whole genome shotgun sequence includes the following:
- the LOC106867965 gene encoding uncharacterized protein LOC106867965 encodes MKCFTLFLLLLSITFKITVAEVAVSSSKELEDCLKKNAINYSQFSEQEWLSLCLKYYLNKKVAEAQSTEPKISLWADVRGRDYINSLIDRFSAEARNASSKRIRKEYRMLTDEERQNYHTAIRMLRDDTSVLPNKFEIIADLHNGQVTNSAHGGPGFLPWHRVYMMIWEEALREMIPSVVVPYWDVSRDSALDDPRQSIIWSSTFQGHSEGLVTDGPFADFPTAFGPLLRSYGVYTHLPVFRDITLVFTQDTLAQISQITADHIRYVFEIYHNNIHDWIGGTVSIQAWASFDPAFLLIHGYVDYIWQRFQDKQLRDGINIAGDYPLFHSLLQGTDFEADDPIGLIEGMSNAEAVAESNVYRNLIGYEDAQLECDLQNPCPSQFYQCVNNTCISMTRDVNLCNALSPIQNNYCVNKNCDIDQFSFIAVEVIHERLENECDMGNFPVRQQVADKAMDIYRESAFLIHQNKYTNTPSDMCGRPAGCCKPVERVNIQTMGNDGDLWLYRESAYVDTRFAVSHSQTFVAIRRLPFSRFFLSAADEYGNLCNTYLIDDNGNKIRLENNEGVIVSEDDPRVRRTLAEAELNIYEYDSNNNEFQPTVRHDRYLFSIYCRANRNELNSGSE; translated from the exons ATGAAGTGCTTCACTCTGTTCCTACTTCTTCTTAGTATTACCTTTAAGATTACTGTAGCAGAAGTAGCAGTTAGTTCCTCAAAAGAACTGGAAGACTGCTTGAAGAAGAACGCCATTAATTATTCACAATTCTCCGAACAAGAATGGTTATCTTTGTGTCTGAAATATTACTTAAACAAAAAGGTCGCAGAAGCTCAAAGCACTGAACCTAAAATTAGCTTGTGGGCCGACGTACGAGGAAGAGATTATATTAATTCGTTGATTGATCGATTTTCTGCCGAAGCTCGAAATGCTTCTTCAAAAAGGATTCGTAAAGAATACAGAATGTTAACTGACGAAGAAAGGCAAAATTATCACACCGCTATTCGGATGTTAAGAGATGATACA AGTGTTTTACctaataaatttgaaattattgcgGATCTTCATAACGGTCAAGTAACTAATTCAGCTCATGGTGGTCCTGGATTTCTCCCTTGGCATAGAGTGTATATGATGAT TTGGGAAGAAGCTCTCCGTGAAATGATCCCATCCGTCGTCGTACCGTATTGGGATGTTTCCAGAGATAGTGCCTTAGACGACCCAAGACAATCTATTATCTGGAGTTCAACATTCCAGGGTCATTCTGAAGGATTGGTCACTGACGGTCCCTTTGCAGATTTCCCAACAGCTTTCGGCCCTTTACTCAGAAGCTATGGAGTTTATACTCATCTTCCAGTATTCAGAGATATTACTTTAGTTTTTACACAGGATACGCTGGctcaaatttctcaaattacaGCAGATCATATTCGTTACGTTTTCGAGATTTATCACAATAATATTCATGACTGGATTGGTGGCACTGTTTCGATTCAAGCGTGGGCTTCTTTCGATCCAGCGTTTTTACTGATTCATGGTTATGTTGATTATATTTGGCAGCGTTTTCAAGATAAACAGTTAAGGGATGGTATTAATATCGCAGGGGATTATCCTTTGTTTCATTCTCTGTTGCAAGGGACTGACTTTGAAGCAGACGATCCAATTGGCTTAATTGAAGGAATGTCCAATGCTGAAGCCGTAGCAGAATCCAACGTTTATAGGAATCTTATTGGCTACGAAGATGCTCAGTTGGAATGCGATCTTCAAAATCCTTGTCCATCTCAGTTTTATCAATGTGTGAATAATACCTGCATATCAATGACAAGAGATGTAAATTTATGTAACGCATTGTCTCCGATACAGAATAACTACTGCGTCAACAAAAATTGTGACATTGACCAGTTTTCTTTCATCGCAGTTGAAGTCATCCACGAACGTCTCGAAAATGAATGTGATATGGGCAACTTCCCAGTCAGGCAGCAGGTTGCTGATAAAGCTATGGATATTTATAGAGAAAGTGCATTTCtaatacatcaaaataaatacacgAATACACCGTCAGATATGTGTGGACGTCCGGCAGGTTGTTGTAAGCCAGTTGAAAGAGTTAATATCCAAACAATGGGCAATGACGGCGATTTATGGCTTTACAGAGAATCAGCGTACGTTGACACACGGTTCGCTGTCAGTCACTCACAAACGTTCGTTGCAATAAGACGGCTCCCGTTTAGTCGTTTTTTTCTCAGTGCAGCTGACGAATATGGTAATCTGTGTAACACATATCTCATCGACGATAACGGTAATAAAATCCGTTTAGAGAACAATGAAGGTGTAATAGTTTCAGAAGATGATCCTCGAGTAAGAAGAACTTTAGCCGAAGCTGAGCTCAATATTTATGAATACGACTCAAATAACAATGAATTTCAACCAACTGTTCGTCATGATCGATATTTGTTTTCGATTTACTGCAGAGCAAATCGAAACGAATTGAATTCAGGCAGTGAGTGA